Below is a genomic region from Hevea brasiliensis isolate MT/VB/25A 57/8 chromosome 3, ASM3005281v1, whole genome shotgun sequence.
tggagggattaaaataactttcaatcaactctcttcataatcagagccgagttagttaaagcattacaggcagatcaaatcttcaccgcacgcctcagttGCAGAAATGCCTACCTAGCTAacagacgccaaaacagttatggcagttcTGTATACCTCGATTTCCAtcgttgatcatacttgtaaggacgaactcagagcccttggatcaaaaagtagaCGATAGGATCGTCGCTTTTCATTCtcagccctcggatccatcttgtaaggtaagaccctgagccgttggattaagagaagaaaggacggatgttctgaatgaaatctcaaccctccattttgattctctttaattctcagacatcggaatgtgtccttttgaatctaaaccctccgtctctcctgatgagatcctgacccttcataaggagcacccgttccctataaatacctgcatgcaatactgtagaggggagggggaaaaaaaaggtggtggtgattattatGGAAAGACTCttaaatttgattcagtcttgctactttgccattctaagctttggggaaactttggaaaccagttttaTTAAGTATCTTCATTGAAGGAGTTTttggaccctgaaattcttcattttcagtgtctgttcattactctgtgaGACCATTTTTCCTTTTTTGTCCATTTTCGTCTTCGCCGCCCTAACATCAGTATATTACTCTCTAAGCCTAACTGCATTCTGACCCGGTTCCCGTCGCTTCGAACTGTATTCCGACCTGGTTCCCGTTACTTCGAAGTAAGCATTAGTCTTTCGGCCGTCAGCTTTTAGCTCTGCAATATTTGAGGATTCTGGAGTCATTCCATCCGTCACCTCAACCTCTCATAGGTAAGTGTCCAGACTATCATTTTGCCGAATACTTGTGCTTTATTTTATCTGTTTTTATTCTTGAAATTTCTATTATGTTCAGTCGCACTAAAATCCCAATGTAGATTATTCAAGCCCATAGTTATTTCCTGAGTATTCTTCTTCTATTCATTCGTAAATTTTATTTATCTCTTATTAGTTTTCATTTCTTTCGAAAATAGATGTTATGGTTGTGGACAACCTGTAGGTAATTTAAAAgatattggtagaagtatcttaacgtgGAAGTtttcaaacaaataaaaataacaaaaggaTAGTCGTAACAAAAGGTCGAATAGTAGGTCAGATGAATAAGTTATGAGGTCAGGCTACGAAACGAGCCCAAAAGATGACATAATGGAGCGAGAATCGAGATAAGATTGGGTCCCGGACCAGTAACCAAAAGAGATCAGATATCGCTAGCCAAAGAGCTctgataaggcgatcacataggtaATCGGCAAGAAGTTCAGTCTTGTATccaccctctagttataaggATTAGTGGGTTAAGAAAAGCTTTGCGTGGGTTTCTGGCGCTCTCTGGCGCTagaatccttagttcaaagtctttacttaaaactttaaatcgaatactttaagagatcggaggagagttcttacctgattctcattccaaatttaaacacggagatcggaggagagttcttatccaagaccctttacttaaaactttaaatcgaatactttaagagatcgggggagagtttttacctgattctcattccaAATTTAAACATGGAGATtggaggaaagttcttatccgagaccctttacttaaaactttaaacccaatactttaagagatcgggggagagttcttacctgattctcattcaaatttaaataaaacacggagatcggaggagagttcttatccgagatccttcactcaaAACTTTAAACTCAATtctcattaaaatttaaataaaacatagagatcggaggagagtttttatccgagacccttcacttaaaattttaaacaaaatattttaagagatcgggagagagtttttACTCGATTTTTGCTAAAATCTTAATAATGTACTCGGAGTtcagaggagagtttttatccgaaatctcccacttaaaactctaaaaaacatacctagagatcggtagaaacttcttatccgagctctcttaacaaaatccaaatcaaaataacacaactccaatacacaAGATAACTTTACTCGATACCTATTCACTAAAAGGCCATATCgtgaactcgtgttcttgggcaacccaaaataagtgaaatatcaaatattcctttatgtCGCACAAAGGATTAATATCATCACTATCCCAACtctctaattatctttttaacttatgaagagcataacattaaatctgtttatcctcattgagggacgaggcagggtgcctaataccttccctgcctgtatacggaccccgaacctagaatctctgttttcaaagtgattttttttaatatattttcacaaatgattttctttaatttccctcaaaattaaagtgacgaCTCCTCACTTTACCCACTTCAGTGAAGAGCTTCGTTGAGGTGACCGCAAATTACCTTGcgacaggtgtgtgagtgctccaaattacctttttgttgtttatgatgtgatttgtatgaaaactataaagatgttgcattccactctttaggacgcattagctttagatagctatagaaattatacttaaaattggtattttactctctaagtcgaacgctcactcttgtttatctatttttccaggatacAAGAGACCCTTTATTGAGTTTAACCAACTCTCTTCCTCGCAGGTCTATTATCGATATTTAattgtattttgttcttttattctattctaaaactccgcatgtattattattattagtgatgTATTCATTTGGATCTATTATGTATGTATTAACTGGAATTATAAGTATGATATATGAGTATGCAGGGATGATTATTGGGTtgaatgagggagctaagctcccatttgaaataatattattatgagtatgtagaaggtgagctgagctccttaaattattatatatattgtgcttgcaagtcgagtgagtcaaaaactccccgttggatggtctatgttatggccggactctgtccggttgatttcttcaaattgggctcaatatgggccttaggattgggttaaggaataattaagcttactacgggtctcgagggctttaggctagctcaggtcctagtgccggtcctgcCCATATGTTGGGTCATGACAGGCCCACCAAACCAGACCAAACTCAAGCATTTCGATAATTCAGCTATAATCCTTAAAACTAACATTTTACAAAAATCATCCAAACTAGCTCTAAAAGTTCTAAAATTATGCCTCGCAGTCCTTAACGATGTTATTAAGTTATTGCAAGAGGAATTACAATTTTCTAACTATCTACAAatgttttataaattttattctaaattcgACATTAAATAAATAATGCAATTCGGAGTTTGGACTTATTTACGCTAATTCTGACACTTGGAACGCTTCTGGGGCGTCTAAAAATGGTAGAATGGACTCTAATATTGACCCACTTCTAAAGAGAGTTCGGCAACTCATCTGTCTGACCAAAAAATGCAGATTCGGACGCCAGTAAAATTTTCGAGAAACGAAAGTACCTATGCAAAGCCCACATAACCAGGAGTAATGATATAACTTTTATTCAACTAAATACACTCAATAAAGGCCTGAAAAAATACTGCAAAATTCATGAGACCCACTTAAATTTTagtgtaaaaaaaaattgaaatttatatcacCACGAAGCTCTCGCTGAGTAGAGCGTGCTAGTGGTCTCAGAATCCcagtttgggagaaatttagcccaaacattgaaatgggctaaaattttccgAGCTTGATTCGGATaaactgctcaatgaaaatttgtGTTCTTAGTGTCTTTGAAAAGCTTTCGAGGAGTAGAACACTTTTGGAATTGGAcctggtccaattggtggccggatctacCAGAAATAGGTCTGGAAGTTAAAAAATCATGCTGTGCGATGAGGATCTTCAAACGTGTTTTTCCGATGACTGGGGTGGCAGCCAGCGGCGGGGAGAGGTCCAGGTGGGGCGCTAGCATGCTAGGGAGGGAGGGGGACGGCTGGCCAACGGTGGggaagggagaggagagagaaaaaatgGGAGAGGGAGGGGGCAACAGTGTGCGAAGTggaaggaagaaagaaaaagatgggCCAATTCAATTTGATCGGTTCGATCCAATCCAATTTGATTTGATTGATTCGATTTAAGATACCAGAAATtcgatttttactctgccttgagatccaaaatgaagcctaaaaattctgaaaaaattatagaaaatttaaaaaaaatttgtggagtccaaatatatttttacatTTGCCAtatggtttttaaattaatttttaaaaatcaataaaatttattgtcttaaaaaaataaactcgattttaaaaatctagaaaattttaatttaattttcataatatttaatacaataaaatattataatttacatataaaataattatttaaaaatgcgaGATGTTAcattaatactataataagtaactattattattattattattattattattattattattacaaatacctaaaaattttaatttaattagagataggaaaaattaagatttaattagattaatttattaattatacataacAAACATATAtgctaattttatatatattttattttcacttcttgATTTAAAGGTGATTCagatttttataaaacaaatcgaagaaaagatagaattttaaatttattacattTATGTCAAgtagtaatttttaattaaatttattgatgataattttttctttattttagttgtaatatataattattatatactttaattttttaaatataatttttaattaatttgatctttcAAATTTAAATGATGGAAAAGTAtccattaaaaaatataattgtcatttatgaggtttttaatttttaatttaaaaacattAGCAGTAAAATTAAGACTCATATctacttaaaaaaaatataaaaatgtttagtagaatatttttaaacacatatttgtaattaaatttttttatttaattactgATAATTTGTCGACCTAAGacgtttaattttaaaatttaacggATATTATCatgattttttaattattactaaaattaaaaatttaatttcttttcaaATATTTACTCTAAATTAATTAAGCATTAAgagatatttaaatttttgtaagaaattaataattaaatttttttacacATATATAACTAATAAAGGTAATGCatattcattaatttttaatttttttttaaagaaagagagtcaatattatttttttatattttttaaatagttataatatataattactaaatataattatgttttctaattttttatttcaaaataaaatcaaaatttatatttatttcaaaagAAAATCAAtacttaaatatttttttctctccatttttatatttaataaattttaatttattttatttttattattttaaataatttattattattataaacaaaaaATGACTTATgactattaaaaaatttattactgTTAAAGccactaatttaaaaataattgctaatttatttgataaaatttattatgggcattttattattttaatattttaaataataacattaaatattttttaattaataataatttaatatctaattaaatttaatatgaatTTTTCTCTACTGTGATGGGATATTCCGCTAGTATTAAAATAAATCTCCGGTATTGCATACTCAAAACAGTGTGCGGTGGATCTAAACCTCTATAAACCCTGGAAGGGACTGCAGTTCCTTGATCTGAAAGCCCATACTCAACGCATAAGGAGAAAGCCCCCTTGATAGGGTTTATTCGAACACTGAAACGCTGTGTAAGCTTCCAAGATTCACATATGGCGTCTGTTCTATCGAGAAATGCCCGTCGCTTTATCTATTTTCGCTTCCTCGGTCAATGCAGACCGTCCGTGCTGCCGCCGCCGCCATTACCATCACCGTCGCCGGCATTCGATAATCGAAATCTCTCTCTCTTTTGCTCGGTTCGTTTTTCTTATCTGTGCTTTCTATTTCTATCCTTTTTGTCGATTTTTAATTCAGTATGATTAatatttttccttttgttttttaaTTCGTTTAATTAGGTTGTACCTGTAGATGTAGGAGTGCATTCCATGTGGACTTATCAAAGATTTTTATCTAGTGCAAGTGCAAGTACTGGTACTGTTAGCTCGGAAACTTCAGGAAAAGCTGAAGACACTAAATCGGATGGAGGTGAGAAGTCAGGCGATTCGCAGCAGGACAGTGATGCTGGAAAACCTGTACGCGGAGgggtaaattttgattttctctctGTGTTTTATTAATTTGCTTTTAATTGAATCCATTGATTGTGGAAACTTTTATTGGGTTCATTTATGAGCTGATTTAGTTGCTGGGGTTTGCAGCCTGTATCGTGGTTAAGTTTTCTGTTGCTGATGGCCACTGGAGTTGGAATAATCTTATACTACGATAGGGAGAAGAAGCGGCATATTGAAGGTAGACTTCTAACGGTGAGTGAGTTGGACATTTTTAAGAGTTTGTCTGTTAAATCAAACTATCATCTTCCTAATTGGTGTGTGCCCCTGTGCTTAAGGACTATTGGGCTGTCACTCAAGATATGATCATTTCCTTAGTGACCAAGACCTTCCAAGTGCAAAGCCGCTTTGAAACCGTATCCAAGGGCCAATTCATCTAGGATTTTAGATTCTGGTACAGATTAGTTGAACTTATGATTTTGCCTTTTCTCAGAGTCCAAAAGAACTTATTTTGCATTAGCTGATTTTAGTGGTACACTGGTCACAATTTTGGGGGAGAAGAAAATTTGATACCATTACTTGAGTTGTAGCTTGTGCCAATACTTATCAGATTTGTTGTCTACCATTTTCTCTTGAATAGATTGAATCACAGATTGAAATCTCCATTAAATTGCCCCTTTAAAGTATTATACTGCATCTTCCTTTATTTTCATGTTTGATAAGCTCTTATCTTTGCAGAAATAAATAAAGCTTCTGAGGCTGCAAAAGAGGGACCATCTGTGGGAAAAGCAGCCATTGGGGGGCCATTTAATCTCATCAACCATGATGGGAAGAATGTAACAGAGAAAGATTTTGTGGGTAACTGGACATTAATATATTTTGGTTTCACTCACTGCCCTGATATTTGCCCGGATGAGCTGCAAAAGCTTGCTGCTGCAGTTGATAAAATAAGTGAgttgctgattttttttttcttactggCACTTTATTTCTGATATCTCATTGCAGAATGGTCTATAGGAATATTTGTTAGTCGGATAGAGCAAATTCTGATTCAATAAGAAACATAATGCTCTTGCTTTCTGATTTTGGGAGAATGCAGAAGCATGCTCCTGCATCTTAGCATATTTTAACAATAGCTGAAACTGTTCAGCTGAATTAATGTAGCTGGTAGTACTTAGTCAACTCACTTCTAGCATGCTGTCTTGTGGTCACAGTAATTTGGTCTCTGTGAAACAGGTATCCTATTGCTAGAAATAGGCCTCCTAAGCCATGCCTTAATTAGGGGTGAGCTGGTTTCAGTTATAACTGaacaaccgaaccgaaccgaaccattgGAATATGCTTTTTCAGTTTGGTTTTTTTACTTTATCGATTCTGTTCAGTTTTTGTTTGAAGAAAAAATTGGTTAGCCGTTCAGTTTGATTAATTTGGTAAAAATAACTGAAACAACTGAACCGACCGAAATTATTTGGGCTCATACGCTCAGctgtccattttctttttttttttttgttctaagCCCATTTTTAAGCTTATAAGCCCAAAGAAGCACAACCCAACTTTATTATCTTAAACACAAGtccattttccattatcttcaGCACAAACCCATTTGTCACCTCTGGCCGTTTGCATCTTCTCCGAAGTCCGAATCTCCACTCTCCAGTCACTTCTCCTCTCATTATAAATTTCCAATTCCAAATCCCTTGACCCTCAGAGACCAGAATCTCAGACCACACTCCACCCTCAGCCCTCTGCATGTCTTTCATGTCTTGCCTTGTACTGTTGCTGGTTGCTTCTCACCTCGTACTCTAGAGCATTGAATTGATGCATCACAGCATTCTATGCCACCTGTAGCCATCGCACAGAGCATCAATGATCACTAGTCATCTTGATGCCATCAGAGACCCATGGCTTGTGATCTTGCCCTTCAATGTTCATTCTTATTTAGTTTTCCACAATTTGACATTTCATTATGCGTTTAACCTTGGTCCTGCTGTGTGCTTCATGGTGTGTCATCATCCCGGCCTCCTCTGTCCAGCTTTGTGCCTCACAGTGTGCCATCATCTCTCACTGTtgaaattttgagaattgttttgaaatattttttttcaatttgtaaattgtaaTTAATTGAATTTGTTGCTGTGAATGCTGGAAATTGATTGAATTTGTTCCAAGTTCAATGATGAGTTAATGAATGGGTGCTGGGTTTGGATGTTGGGAATTTGGGATTGTGAGGGAGGGTAAACGGTATTGTTTTTAACTAAAAACGACAGAGTTTAGGGATTTTCAGTACCAATGGTTCCACCAATTTAGTTCCTCTCtcaatttggtttggttcggTTAACAATTTACATGATTTTAGTTTTTCAGTTGATTTCAGTTTTTGACACACCTCTAGCCTTAATTCCAAGATGAATACTTCCTAAACCAAGACTTTTGTGATGGTCATTAGAATCTGAAGGGTGATTGAAGGTTAATTATGAATCTTATTAGAATTATTATGGGAAACTGTAAATAATATCTGTGAAAAATCTATGTTCAAGAGTTCTTTCAACCCTTCAGCCTCCTAATTTGGAACTTGGATCAGAAAGAGACTATCTGAAACTATCCTATGTCATTAATTGCTTTTCTGAATAAGTATATGTTAAGTAAAATTTTCTGGACCACTATGATTGCGTGATGGTAAATTGatgattttcttttcttgttttcaTGCTTGTAGAGGAAAAATCAGGGTTTGAACTTGTGCCTGTTTTCATCTCTGTCGATCCTGAGAGAGATACTGTTGAGCAAGTGCGCGAATATGTCAAAGGTTCTTATTAACATATTTGTTGGACTCACTATTATTTTACATCTTATATCATTCTATTAACATATGATTGAtgagttcacatttatgattatTCTCATCTGTTCCAGAGTTCCATCCAAAATTAATTGGGTTAACTGGCAACCCTGATGAGATAAAGAAAGCTGCTCGTGCATATCGGGTCTATTATATGAAGACAGCAGAGGAAGATTCAGATTATCTGGTCGATCACTCCATAGTCATGTATGTATCTGAGATTGTTATTCATaatttacacacacacacacaccctcaaaaaaaaaaaaaaagcatgaaACCTGAAGTGGTGATAAGAATATTAATCTTGCGAATGTCTGCACtgta
It encodes:
- the LOC110672581 gene encoding protein SCO1 homolog 1, mitochondrial; amino-acid sequence: MASVLSRNARRFIYFRFLGQCRPSVLPPPPLPSPSPAFDNRNLSLFCSVVPVDVGVHSMWTYQRFLSSASASTGTVSSETSGKAEDTKSDGGEKSGDSQQDSDAGKPVRGGPVSWLSFLLLMATGVGIILYYDREKKRHIEEINKASEAAKEGPSVGKAAIGGPFNLINHDGKNVTEKDFVGNWTLIYFGFTHCPDICPDELQKLAAAVDKIKEKSGFELVPVFISVDPERDTVEQVREYVKEFHPKLIGLTGNPDEIKKAARAYRVYYMKTAEEDSDYLVDHSIVMYLMDPRMEFVKFFGKNNDVESLADGIIKEIKQYKSKK